Below is a genomic region from Streptomyces sp. NBC_00461.
ATCAGTATCACGCGGCCGCTGAAGCCCTCCGCTCGGAGCGCCTCGGCCGCCTTAGCGCCGGCGAGGCCGCCTCCGACGATGATGAATGTCTGATCCGCGTCGACCACTTGATGCCTCCTCGTAATGATGCCGCCACATGCGAGCGTCCCGCACGGAGCGTGATGGGGGAAGAGGTAGTGGCCCGATCAGGCCACGGAGGGTCACATTCGGGCTCGTTTGGCGTCACCCGCCTCCCGTCAGTCTCACAGATGCCCCGTCAGACGCGCGTGAAGCGAGCGGGCCGAGGCGTCGGTGAGGGAGGCGATCTGGTCGACGATCACGCGCTTGCGGGCGCGGTCGTCGGGGGCCTGGTCGAACAGGGCGCGGAACTGGGGGTCGAGGCCGTCCGGGGCACGGACGGTGAGTGCCTCGGCCAGCTCGGCGACCACGATCCGCTGGTCGGCCCGCAGCCGCTCCTGCTCGGCGCGCTGCATGACGTACCGGTCGGCGACCGCCTTGAGGACCGCGCACTCCAGCCGGGTCTCGTGCGGTACGACGAGTTCGGCGCCGTATCGGGTGAGCCGGCCGGTGCCGTACGCCGCGCGTGTGGCGGTCTCGGCGGCGAGGCAGAAGCGGCCGATGAGCTGGCTGGTGGCGTCCTTGAGGCGGGCCTGGGCGGCCGCGGAACCGTCGTAGCCGTGCGGCCACCAGTCCTCGTCCTGGAGGCGGTCCAGGGCGGCGGCGAGTTCGGCGGGGTCGGTGTCCGCGGGGACGTAGCGGCCGACGGCGACCTCGAAGACCGCCTGCCGTTCGGGTTCGGCGTGCAGGCAGTTGGGGTCGATGTGGCCGGCGTGCAGGCCGTCCTCGACGTCGTGCACCGAGTACGCCACGTCGTCCGACCAGTCCATGACCTGGGCCTCGAAGGTGGTGCGGGTGTCGGGGGCCTCCTTGCGGACCCAGTCGAAGACCGGGCGGTCGTCCTCGTAGACGCCGAACTTCCGGGAGCCGGGGTCGGTGGGGTGGGCGCCCCGGGACCAGGGGTACTTGGTGGCGGCGTCGAGGGCGGCGCGGGTGAGGTTGAGGCCGACGGGGCGGGAGCCGTGGTCGGTGAAGCGTTTGGGCTCGATGCGGGTGAGGAGTCTCAGGGACTGGGCGTTGCCCTCGAAGCCGCCGCAGTCCTCCGCGAATTCGTTGAGCGCCTGTTCGCCGTTGTGGCCGAAGGGGGGATGGCCGAGGTCGTGGGAGAGGCAGGCGGCTTCCACGAGGTCGGGGTCGCAGCCGAGGGCCGCGCCCAGCTCCCGGCCGACCTGGGCGCACTCCAGGGAGTGGGTGAGGCGGGTGCGGGGGCTGGCGTCCCACACCTGGCTGCGGGTGCCTGGGGTGACGACCTGGGTCTTGCCTGCGAGCCTTCTCAGCGCCGAGGAGTGCAGGATGCGCGCCCGGTCCCGCTGGAAGGCGGTGCGGCCGGGGCGTTTGTCAGGCTCTGGGGCCCAGCGTTCGGTTGAGGACGGGTCGTACGGCATGACTCGACAGTAAGGGCACGGACTGACAATCCACCCATGCATCTGCCGAGCGCTGTGCTGTCATCCGGCGAGTGCGGGTTGTGTGGGGCTGGTCGCGCCCCTGAGGTTGGTGATCGGCGCCTGCGTCGACAATGCCTGGTCGTAGCGGTGGAGGACCAGCTCGGCCATCGCGGGATGCGTGCCCAGGGGGGCCGAGGCGATCCACGGGGCCGCCTGGGCGCACTCCGTGGCGAACCGGCCGGGGGCCGTGAAGTACGAGGCGACGGCCACCCGGTGGCGGCCGCTCGCGGTCAGGGCGCGGATCGCGTCCGGGACCCGCGGGGCGGCTGTGGTGGCGTAGGCGGGGACCACCGGGACGCCCAGGCATTGGGACAGCAGGTGGGCCGTGCGGTTGGTGTCGACCTTGGACTCCGGGTCCCGGGAGCCGGCCGCGGCGAGGACCACGGCGCTCACCCGGCGGGTCCTGTCGTCCATACGGGTGCGCCAGCCGGCCTCGACCAGACGCTCGGCCAGGGTCTCCACGAGGAGGGGGTGCGGACCGAGCGGGGCGGCCACGCGCGTGCGTGCCTCGGCCGCGGCCGCCATCTCCGGGATGTCCTGCTTGACGTGGTAGCCGCGGCCGAGGAGCAGGGGGACGAGGACCGCCTCGCCGGTGCCCAGGCCGGCGAGCGTGTCGGGCAGCAGGGGTTCGTTCAGCTCGATGTGGCCCAGGTGGACCGGAAGGCCGGGGCGCTGCTCGCGGACGCGGTCCAGGAGCGTGCGGACGGTGCTCAGGGCGCGCGGGTCGCGGCTGCCGTGCGCCACGACGACGAGCGCGGGAGGGCCGGGGCGCCGCCTGCCGTTGAGGGAGACGAGGCTGAGCTGGCTGGCGAGCTGGCTGCTGATCCGGTTCATGAGGTGCGCCGTACTGTCGAGGTGGGCCGCCGGGAGTGGCTGGGCCGCATCGGGCTTGGACACGGACTCGTCGCGAGGAGGGTTCGACGGCGTCATGGACCGATGGTGGCGGCGCGAGGTTGCCACGCCGTTGCACGAGAATGACGGGCGTTTTCCGGCAGTTCACCGCGGGGTGTGTGGGGTGTGTGAGGCGACGTGACCTGCAGTTTCCCATCTCGGAGTGAACCTGGTCACGTATCACGTGCCGAACCGTCCGGCCTGACAGGGCGTCTCAGACTGTCGAAAGGGCCCGCCGGGGGGCCGACCGGGAGGGGACCGTCCGATGCGTCGACCCAAGCTGCGCAGACCGCGCCTGCCCCGCACGCGCGCCGGGCGGCGGAGGCTGGTGCAGGCCGTGATGGCCGGGTGCGTGCTCGCGCTGCTGCC
It encodes:
- a CDS encoding deoxyguanosinetriphosphate triphosphohydrolase, producing MPYDPSSTERWAPEPDKRPGRTAFQRDRARILHSSALRRLAGKTQVVTPGTRSQVWDASPRTRLTHSLECAQVGRELGAALGCDPDLVEAACLSHDLGHPPFGHNGEQALNEFAEDCGGFEGNAQSLRLLTRIEPKRFTDHGSRPVGLNLTRAALDAATKYPWSRGAHPTDPGSRKFGVYEDDRPVFDWVRKEAPDTRTTFEAQVMDWSDDVAYSVHDVEDGLHAGHIDPNCLHAEPERQAVFEVAVGRYVPADTDPAELAAALDRLQDEDWWPHGYDGSAAAQARLKDATSQLIGRFCLAAETATRAAYGTGRLTRYGAELVVPHETRLECAVLKAVADRYVMQRAEQERLRADQRIVVAELAEALTVRAPDGLDPQFRALFDQAPDDRARKRVIVDQIASLTDASARSLHARLTGHL
- a CDS encoding sirohydrochlorin chelatase, whose translation is MNRISSQLASQLSLVSLNGRRRPGPPALVVVAHGSRDPRALSTVRTLLDRVREQRPGLPVHLGHIELNEPLLPDTLAGLGTGEAVLVPLLLGRGYHVKQDIPEMAAAAEARTRVAAPLGPHPLLVETLAERLVEAGWRTRMDDRTRRVSAVVLAAAGSRDPESKVDTNRTAHLLSQCLGVPVVPAYATTAAPRVPDAIRALTASGRHRVAVASYFTAPGRFATECAQAAPWIASAPLGTHPAMAELVLHRYDQALSTQAPITNLRGATSPTQPALAG